The Myripristis murdjan chromosome 8, fMyrMur1.1, whole genome shotgun sequence genomic sequence ATGCTTCATTTACCATTTGATTAATATTCTCCCAATAACCGGTTATCCTGCTTATTCCACTGGATGGCGACAGATACCCCAGCAACACGTGTTTGTATGCCCACAGAAATCTGACTTTTCATTtcaacaacttaaaaaaaaaaacaacaacaacataaaaacaagttgattggACAGTGTCACATGCTTTTACACAAAGTTAATGAATCCTACCCAGACTCATGTGAGACTGATTTCCCAGCCCAGAGCGCTCAGATGGGAACTAAGAGTTGCGCCCGGCGTTGTTACATCTAAAGATGCCCCCCGATGAGGCGGCGGTGTTTTTGGCAGCCCACCGATGGAGCACTGACACCATTGAATGATTTCGGGTTTGCGTAAATTGTGGAGAGCTGGACCGCCGGCAGCGCATTTGCGTGTTGTCATACTAACCACTGAATTAAACAGCAAAGGCGGATTAGCCAGCCACTTGCAGCGGCGTCGAGGGCTCCGACCGTCAACAAGAAGTTGCATTAGCCGAGGCGTTTAGCTGCCATACGCTAGCAGACTGTCAAGCTAGGTAGCCCGGTAGCTAATGTGGACTGACGACTTGCTAGTTGCTATTTTTAACTCGGTGTCATCATTAGGAAACTCGTTAGGCGATTAGTATTGGCGACTGAAACAGAAAAGGTGTTTGTGTCTCCTATGGTCTCGCCACGCTAGGGGTCTACATCAAAATGTCCACTACTTCGTTGGATAAGGAATTGCAGGAGCGACTGAGAGAGGCGTCTGCTATCGGGGATATTGACGAAGTGCGGAGATTGGTGGAGAGTGGAGTAAATATCAATTCACAGAACGAAATCAATGGATGGTAAGCCTTTTAACCAGCGATTCCATCTTTTACTGTCCCCAGCGCAAGCCAACAAGTGTTAGTTGGCCTCGGAGTTTGGTGATTATGTTACTTTTTTGACCGAGATATTTACACCGGTGTGTGAAACCTGCTGACTGAGAGCTATGCTTTCATTACTTGCCAAGCGCAGTGTCGCAGGGATTTAAACTGGTCTGTTATCCTGTTACTCAGGAGCAGGCTTGTTTATTCGCCTGTCGTGCAACTTTCATGTTGCTTATGCAAGTGCTGAATTAGTCCCATTTTAATGCTTGGCGCTAAATGCCGGGTCCGAGGAAAGTGCTGATATTCATAATATCCCTGTAACCATGGGGTGAAATTTACTGTAACGAAATCAGAGTTGCACGTGGCCACTGGTGCTGTGAAACTGACTTATCAAGGCTAGATCTGGATCTAATAGTTTAGTGGTTATTTGATCCATTATTGTCACATTCCTcatgtgcattttttccccactaccCAGGACATGCCTGCACTGGGCATGCAAGAGGAATCATAAGCACATAGTGTCCTACTTACTCAACTCTGGAGCAGACAAAGAGATCCTCACGGCTAAGGACGAGTTGGCCTCCCAGCTCACATCCAAGGCAGAGATCAAACGGCTGTTAGGAGGTAAATTacgtatttttctgtgcttttttccccctcaggtTCCTATAAATTATGAATTCAGGACATGGTTGTTAGTGTATTGTGCGTTCATAACAAATGTATGGCAGTAATATACTGTACTTATGTGTAACTTCTGAAGCCTCAGGTATGGATTGCATAAGTAGATCTAGAGCTTTTAATGCCTCTGATGTAAGTGAAAGCTAACTAGGTtagttttgtaaatgttttttttttctttctatttttaatctcagaagTGAAACTCTTTTTGCTTCACAGTCGACGTGGAGGAAGTGCCTGAGGTCAAGGAGCCTGAGTTGCCAATCATTCCCAACTACCTGTCTAACCCGCCCTTCATGTACAGCAAGATGGATAGCAAGGCAGAAGCCATGCTGACACAGCACCTTACACAGAATGGCTCCGGGGATCATGCTGAGGACACACAAAGTGATTCAGCCTCCCTTTCCCCTACCCATGAGCCTCAGCAGCCGCAGAGCCTGGCCCCTGACACCCCCACCACAAACCCCAGCACCCTCAGCCAAGGTCAGGTGGGGGCTTTCATCCCTGTGGCTGAGCAGAATGGTGTGGCACCTGGCCCGGCCTCCTCTCACCACCACCCTGCTGTTAACTGCGCGTTGCCCATGGACCTGTCAGTCGAGCCTCACCTAGTCAACCATGCCGACTACCCTCATGCAGTGGCCCACAATGGGACGGTGTGCTCGCCTCCGTTGGCCTCGCCCAGCCCCAGCTGTGCCAGCAGCGGCGGGAGCCAGGTCCAGGCCCCGGTGGCCAGCGCTAACCCTAGTGTGAGCCGGCAGCAGTCCATCCCACAGCAGCTGAGCTATGGCCAGGCTGGTGGGCCTTTGCCAGCCTTCCAGCCTTTCTTCTTCACTAGCACCTTTCCTGTCAACGTgcaaggtgagagagaaagcgtGTGTTTTGTTCAATCTAAAGCTGATGGTACACCGGGAGGCACGGTGGAGGGTGGGGTGTGTTCAGTTGGAACTGTAGAACCCCAGACCAAATTTCTGCATCTCTGCAAAGGGATGATGGATGAAACCTAACTTTAGCTTTAGGCTCTAGGCTTAACAAATGTTTTTGGCAATGGGACCAATTTTGTGGTGTATTCATCTGTGTTGTCCTGCTGGATTTATAACATGAATATCTGGCTACGCCTACTCAGATTAGTGAGTAAGAACACAGCAGGCATGACAACATGCCGGTGCGCCTGTATGGATAGAAACAACAGACATGTCAAACCGAAAAAAGATCATTTGTGGTTGGATGCAGCCTCATCACTCAATATAATCACTGAACAGGCAGGAACAAGCATACTCTCTCAATCTGAGCATTGTGAGTCTATGGGGAGGGTGTGGTGTATATATGTCGCAGGCTGCACAAATATAAGGAATGTTCCTCTTCAGTATCACCAGTTATGCCATTTTTTGTGCATACACAACTGAAATACTATTACTTCCCCATCCGCATTAACTTCCTGTGAATGCAAAATTAGCTGTAACAGAATGATTTAGATATACACAAGGcaataaattgtcaaaaatgctgaataaaacTGGTTAGAAAGCATTTTTGCAacctttttttgggggggttgatGATTGAAGACGTATTTGAGCTTTGAGTTTCCCCTTTTTGAAAAGGGGAAACTCTCAGGGGTTTTGAGGCTGGTGCCCAgttggactgtgttgaaggctAGCGAGAATCTGCAACAGAGTGGTAAGTTTCTTTTCACCAAAGCTAGTGGTGAGGTTGTGATATGTGCAGGTATAAATGATGGctattaacattttaacacagcTTAGGTTCAGCATTACCAGACCTGTGCTTTAATGTTAATTCTTGATGGAAATAGTGTCTTGCACAGTGTTCATCATCTAGACTAAATCTAAAAATATGCTTGTGAATAGAGAGGTGTAACACTCTGGCCTCTCTCTACAGAGTTGGTACTGAAGGTGCGCATCCAGAACCCCAACGCACGGGAGAACGACTTCATTGAGGTAGAGCTCGACCGCCAGGAGCTCACCTACCGCTCCCTACTGAGGGTCTGTTGCCGCGAGTTGGACATCAGCGCCGAGCATGTGGAGAAGATCCGCAAGTTGCCCAACACCATGCTAAGAAAGGTCAGAGGACGAGCGcctgcacacactcatgcagaaaCTATACACAAGTTGCAGTAGTTGTGCAGTGTTATGCTCATGCAGGGGAATACTTTGTATAGCCTACATAGCAGCaccttacacactcacacactcagacacatagCTCACCAGCATCCAACAGCATCCTTAGTGTATAGCTGTTAGACACTTCATCCTTCAGCTTTTATCAACTTgttttctcattaattttccACATCAGCATTCATTTTTAGACAGTGGCATGTACATTTTGGCTAGTTCACCACAAATGTTGAACACTTGAGCAGCTTCTCTGTCTGACGCATGCACACAGAACATACATTACCACTTTCTCCTGACCATATTTCCGGAGTCTCTAATTGGGTTGTTTTTGATTCGCTTTACTCTCCCAGTGAAACCTCCCTTACCCCATGTGTGCTTTTCGTGTCATCGTTACTCACTGCTTCTGACAAATAATTATGCTGAAAATAGTGCCTGGTCCTTAAAACAGTGGGAAATAAATGGGAAGCACAAGCTGTTAGGTTATACGTCTCACTCTCAGACCCAGTGCTAATTAATGCCTGAATTCCTCTTCTCTACCTTATGCAGTATGGATGTTGTTCAAGGTAGACTGCTCATTATTCACACATTGTCTTTTGAACTCATGCTGGGAACCCCTTTCGGTGTAGTAATTACTGTGTTTTCCAACATTCCCAGTTGCTGTGCAatgtataatttaaaataacTATTCCCCATAGTATTTCCATAACTAAATTACTTGGTATAGCTGTATCTATATCAGCTGTGAAGCTTATGTAAATGTGGTTTCCCTTTCCTGTGCAGGACAAGGATGTGGCGCGACTGCAGGACTTCCAGGAGCTGGAGGTCGTGTTGGAGAAGGCTGAGGGCCTGTCTCTTTTCTCTGGGGCCGGGGGCCTCACTGACAGACCCTGCTACAACATGAAGGCCTCACGCCTCACGTACTAGAGCCACCACAGAGCCTGTAGTCGCCCTTGTCATAACAGGTTTCTCTAGCTACCGCCAAGAAATCATCAAGGGTTGCCCTTCCAGGCCCCTCATAGAAGTTCTGTTTGGCTTTGGTGTTTTGCCAGTTTCTTAATCGGGGTTCGTTTTCCAAGTTCTGTAGCtattgtcctcctcctcctgtcctacTTTGACCCTCTTGCCGCTCTAGTGTACCCAACCAGCGCTAAGCGATTACTCATGCATGGTGTCCTCAGTTATGTGCAAAAGTATTTGGGCCTCTATttcccttcctcccccctctctctttttctctttctcccctcccaCTGCACTTTGTGCCAAGGCTCCAGTGGGAAGTTAGAGGGGGGCAGTGGCTGGTCTTCCTTGTTTGACTGGACTTGAATGGGACTCTGCAATAGCCTTACATGGACACATCCCTGTACTAGCCATGGACTGTGGTCAAGGACAAGACTGGTCTGATAAGACCAAGAGGAGAGGATGACAGGAAGGATTTGCATAACACGTACTGTTAAGTTCATCATGGGTCCGCAGCATAGGACTAAGCTGGACAGTGGACTTGCACACAGTAACTTGTATTACTAGAAAACTGAACTATAGAACGTTATCAGATATTCCAGCTGACGTCCGCATTCATTCATACATGCTGTAGGCAGAAACCTTGGTGTCTTTTCCTGCAGAGGTTATACATTATTGGCCTAGTTGTAGGGGAAGGGGTGGAGGTACCCCCTACTAAATGAAGTTTAAGTGTCTTTGGACCTATGTTACTACTTTCTGCTGACCGTACATATACTTTAATTTGTATCTACGTAAAGATGGACAAATTTAAGTAGATATTTTGGTTGATCCACAGATTCAAATCAGTCCTACACTGTGGAAAAGAAATAATTGGTACtattttttttggggtttttttgtcttttcatgtaAAATTACTTCATAATTAAGATTAAAAGATCCAAGACTACTAACTTTTATCCTAGAGGTAAAAATACAGCGACTTGGAGCAGGATCAATCCTATCATTTTCTACAGTGCATCATCACTTACGCTTTGCAGGATGTGCTGTTCTGGTCAGTCAGCAAAACACTTACTGAAACATCTGTCAACTGTGAATTAAATTTTAGTTGTATTGATACTTATTTATATACAGTGAGACCCTTCAATGCACTTTAGGGTGACTAGGCTTGAGTCGCAGAAAAGTGGTGGAGTAGTTTCCCTTTTaattcatcattaaaaaaaaattagccttCCCCCCTAACATTCTCAGTTGCTATACTTCTGTATGACTGTGATTAGAATCCAAACCAAATATTAATCTAGCCAGCAAAGATAGGTTGTGCAGAATAAGCTATCAGTGGTttagaaaaacacaactttgttttcatgtaaaaggaaaagaaggaagCTACCGCAAAGAAAATCATGGTTGATGTTTAATTAGTTTGTGACACTTGGTTTGATGATTGAGTGCTTCCTTGAACTTCCTGTAACAATGATCTCTGTTGCACTGTGTGTCCACTCTTCTTAAATCTAGGCCATCTGTATTGTGATGAGAATGCTTGAATGGCAAAAGCAGCACAAATTCTTAATATGTACTCCCATCAGTTTGGTTTATTGGTCCAATCAAGTACTTACTCTAATACTTACTTTTGTGAGCAAAATTTCACAAAATCACTGTTTGCTTTGCCACAAAGTTTTCTGTTATGTAGCTTAATTGATATTGCCACTGTCTATTGTAGAATG encodes the following:
- the ankrd40 gene encoding ankyrin repeat domain-containing protein 40, with amino-acid sequence MSTTSLDKELQERLREASAIGDIDEVRRLVESGVNINSQNEINGWTCLHWACKRNHKHIVSYLLNSGADKEILTAKDELASQLTSKAEIKRLLGVDVEEVPEVKEPELPIIPNYLSNPPFMYSKMDSKAEAMLTQHLTQNGSGDHAEDTQSDSASLSPTHEPQQPQSLAPDTPTTNPSTLSQGQVGAFIPVAEQNGVAPGPASSHHHPAVNCALPMDLSVEPHLVNHADYPHAVAHNGTVCSPPLASPSPSCASSGGSQVQAPVASANPSVSRQQSIPQQLSYGQAGGPLPAFQPFFFTSTFPVNVQELVLKVRIQNPNARENDFIEVELDRQELTYRSLLRVCCRELDISAEHVEKIRKLPNTMLRKDKDVARLQDFQELEVVLEKAEGLSLFSGAGGLTDRPCYNMKASRLTY